Within Aspergillus oryzae RIB40 DNA, chromosome 2, the genomic segment GTACCTTTTAGAGGGTTCGATAAGCATGTCAGATTGTGTATAATGCTCGAAGGGAATTGGTAAAGGTGTTATGGAAATGGAATATTGACATTAAAGCACTGGAAGAACAAACAGAGTCTCCATTTTTTCAAGTCAGATGAAAGCCTTCGGAACTATATCGTACTACGTAACATACGGTCAGTACAAGTAACTGTGTTGATATTACCTGGTGTATATCAATTTTCATTTCGGAGAGATTATTTGGTATCATTGGAATAAATCATGTAAAATTTACTAGTATTGAAGTGTCATATAATTGCACAAGTAAAGGCCTGTGCATTGTGATATATAGTGTGGCAAGAAAGTGACTTTGTGACCTATTGTTGCATAGCTTATACTGTTTGACATGTAATTCTCCACAGAGGTCATAGATGAGAGACCATATTAAGAATTGCATCAAGCATATATTACTCTGTACGCATCATCACGAACGTAATGCAATTGCTGAAAGAAGAGTCTTGGTCTTTGCAAACTGTCCAAATCCCGAGTGCGGAAAAGAGTCGTCCGGTCTCGAACACGGAGTCATGCGAGCACATTTAATATATTGGGTCACATTGAATATTGAGATGAGAAATTACATAACCAGGAATGATCTTCAATCTTTTCATGATATTCGGTGGACGTTGCTATACTTAACGTGTTTATATTGTTTCGTCGTTGCTGTAGAAATAGATACCTTACGCAAAATAGCAGGCGGTGGAGGGTTTAAAGCGGTGATCGATTGCTTTTATCAGATAACGCTAACCCAAAGCGGTAAGTAACCTTGTCGCAAAATGAATTTTCGTTGGGTCAAACCATCGACATTGCATAGTAAATGTTCAGACAACATCAATATAAACATATCAAATCCGTTTTATTCTTCGTGTGGCGCCAATCTATATTTGGAGAGCCTGTGAACTTTGATAAAACGAACCCTCTTTCCCGCTGCAATGGCGCAAAACCAGGCCGGTTCTAAGAAGAGACGCCGCGAGCCAGTCAACGTTGATACCAAGCTGGTGGAAATTTACGAAGATCTCGCGAgcgagaaagatgagatCAGACTGAAAGCTGCGCAAGCGCTGGTGTCGCAATTTACGCCCGACAAGAATGCTACAGATGACCAGATCCAAAAGACTCTGCGGAGACTTTTCCGCGGCCTCTGCAGTAGCAGAAAAGCTGCGCGCATTGGTTTTTCTATCGCCTTGACTGAGATTCTGTCTCAAATTCTTTCCAGCCCCAGAGAGTCTTCAGAATTTGATATCCCGAGGGTAGTAGGGTTCTGGGAGTCACAGTCTAGCGCTTCCGGAAGCGAGTCGGGTCAGGTATGTATAAAGATTTCCTATTTGTGTCCAGTTACTAATGAAAATATAAAGGAACAAAGAGATCATCACTTTGGACGTTTATTTGGTGCAGAGGCTATTATCAAGTCTGGTATTCTTTTCAAGCCCAACGCGCCTTTCTCTGAGTGGACTAAGCTCCTAGACCTGGTCTTTGAtctggccaagaagaagccctggaTCAGGGAAGAATGCGGTTGGATCGTCTACCGCTGTGTCTATGAATTATCTGCTCAGAAGGCCGAAGCAAAGTTTGTGGAATCCGCTCTTGAGCGCCTTTGCACAAATGAGCTGGCACGGACGCCAGAGGGAGTTGCTATTTGGCTAGCAGCCAAGGACTTATTCCCTAAAGTGAAACTTCCTAGTAAAGTTTGGAAACATGACGACCCACTAGACGTCAAGGAGAGGAATCAGCTGGCAAAGGTCATGAAGGAATCTTCAGTGTCCGAGGCTGAAGGTGAAAATAAGGGTAGCAACCCCAAGTCATCGGGCGTGTGGAATTCAAAGCTTCACTTTGCTTGGGATGCTGTGTTGTCTAGGCTCAGCGAAACCTCAGCAAAGGAGAGCAAATCGAAGACCTCTCGGCTTAGCTTCAGTGATTTCTGGACAGAGGTTGTCGACAGTAGGTCTTCTAGTTTACCCCAACAAAGGTATTGGTTCTAACTAGTCTTAAACAGATGGTCTCTTTGCCGCTTCCTCCTCGGACGAGCGTAAATACTGGGgtttcctcctcttcgtcaagGTGTTGAATGAGAGCCCCTTGCCATTGGCTTCCCTTGTGTTCACAAAGAACCTTGTGAGATGCCTTACAAATCAGCTCGCTGTTGAGGACCGGTACCTTCACCGTATGGCGGCTAAGGCTGCAAAGACTATCCAGACCCGCGTGTCAAAGGAACCCGAGTTTGCCGCAGCTTCGATCAATGGTTTGATGGGCTCGGCGGGCTCAGTGAACTTTGATCAAgtcaccaagaccaagacagtggagaagatcgtgaTCGAGGCCAACTTAGATGCCCTCAAGCAGATTGTGCCCCTCTTCGAAAAGCTCGTCGCATGCCCGGGTACAAGTGACAGCAAAGCTGCTGCCTCAAGCCGCCAGTTCCTTGCTGGTTTGCTTCTGTCCATTGTTAGGTCTCGGGCTTCCGCTAGCGATGAATCGGAAGAGGGTGCTAAGGAGGTGCTCGAACAAATTCTGTTCACTTTCGTGCGATTTGCCTACtttgtggagaaagagggtGACAGCCGCGGTCAGACCGCTGCTGAGCCAGCCCTCACTGAGCAGACTCAGGAGCTCTTCCGGAGCAGGATCAACTCCTGCCTGAACAGCCTAATCGCCAACCAGAAGTACGCAACTGCTCTTCCTTATGCAGTTGTCCGCAAGGTTCGGGATGCAGCTAAGTCGGAGGAGTATGGCAAGTTTATCATCGCTATGGATGATACCCTGCAGGATTCAGTGAAGGGCGCATTTAAATCGCTGAAGAAATTGTCAAGCACGGTTCGTCAACCCAAAATTGCTTATTACCCCCATTGAAAACCCAGTCTAACAAATatacaggaaaagaagggtgATGCCGCTGGCGTCGATGCATTCAAGCTTCTTTACTCTATGACCATCCTTCAGGTGTACAACGGCGATGCTGATGCTGTTTCCATGCTGGACGAACTTGACTTCTGCTTCTCAAAGATTTTCGGAGACAAGAAGTCTAAGAAGGACGAGACAGCAGATGCTTCCGATGCGCTGGTGGAAATTCTTTTGAGTTTCGCTTCGAAGCCTTCCCAGCTCTTCCGCCGTATGAGTGAACAAGTTTTTGGTGCCTTCGCCGATAAGATTTCTGAGAATGGACTGGATTCTCTGGTCTCCGTATGTGCTTTGCTCTTTATTCTGATGTTCATCGGGACTAATCATAAATCTCTAGATCTTGGAAGCGAAAGAGAGTCTTGCGGGTCAGCAAGAGATGTTCGAACAGgacgatgaaggagaagaagacgaggagatgatggatgttgatgaagacGACAGTGACGTCGAAGTCATCGACGCAGAGGGCTCaaatgatgacgaagacgaagacgacgaggaggagggatctgaagaggaagaagatggaaacgatgacgaagaagctATCTTCGAGGCCAAGCTTGCCGAAGCACTCGGACCGCACCGTGCAAACCAAGACCTgaacgatgacgatgaaggctCAGACGCCGACATGAACGACGACGAGATGGAACAGGTAGACCAGCAGCTCGCTAAGGTGTTCCAGGCGCGCCGGGATGCCCTGagcaaaaacaaagacaagaaagacgCAAAGGGCAACATGGTTAACTTCAAGAACCgtgttcttgaccttcttgaGATTTATGTCAAGAAGTGCCACTCGAAACTCCTGGctctcgatctccttctccctcttctacGTCTTACTCGCAAGTCTACCGTCAAACAGATCTCGAACAAGGCCAACTCCGTGCTGCGCGATTACACGAGACTGTGCAAGGGCTCTGCTCTGCCCAAGTTAGAGTCCGTTGAGCCTGCCTGGGAGCTCCTGAACTCGATCCACAAGGAGGCCAGCCACAGCGGCCCGCCCTCGCACGCTTCGGCTTGCAGCCAGGCAAGTCTTCTTATGGTTAAGGTTCTCGTCGCACACGACAAGAACAACATCTCGGGCATTGTGGATGTCTACGCCGAGACCCGAAAGCAGCAGTTCCTCAGCAAGAAATGCCATGTCCAGCCTTCGTTCTTCAGCGAATGGAGCAACTGGTGTGTTTCCGCCAGCAagcagatgaagaactgaGCGTTCTTGTCTCCCAGATTAGTACATAGATTTCTCTAATAAAAACAGCAACTTTTATGATACTGTAACACATTCCAACATATCCAGAACACAGAACCAAAGGTATCTCAAACTTAGACATCGAGTACACGAAAACCAAGAGAGTGAGCCATCGTTCGCTAATCTTAAATAAACCCATTAACCTCGAATCAACACACCCCAAGCTTTTAAAACCCCTTAATATACCGATGCTCGCTCGTAACCTCAAGCACATCAAACCTCATGCCAACCTCCAAAACGCCCTCCCCTCTCGGCGCACAGAGCATCCCAAAACAAGGCTTATACTTCATACCCTCATCCACCCGCCGATAACTCATAAGCGTATCCCACGGCTCCGTCTTATGCTTCCCCGCCGTATCCGGATCAACATTCGGCACCTGACACCTGGCACACCTCGCCAGGACATCAAACTCCAGCACCTTCCCAGCCCCATCACCAACCCTAACAACCTTCcactcatcctccacccaaGGCTCACCCCCCTTAACAATAACATTAGCCCGAAACCGCTCCACCCCAATAGGCTCCACGCCCTTCTCCACAAGTCTCGAATTCAGCTCTGCCAACGACGCCTCAGAAGCAACAAGCACAGGATGCACATCGGGGAAATTCACACTCTGCtcacgacccagaagactcGGATCCCCGTTCCCGCGCATAATTCTAGGCGTAGGACCCTTGTACACGAGGCAAACGTCACGGCTCAGGAACTCACTAAATGGGGCATTGACTTCAGGTCCGTAGATATAGGCGTCTGTCTCGATGTCCCAGATCTTCACCTGGCCCAGGGTCGTGTGGGCGTCTAGCCAGGCAGTGTCTGGGCGGAGGGGTACGCGGACCTCTTTATCAGTAACCCCTGTAAATGTGACCACAAGGGATTGGTCATCGGTGCTGAGAGCGGTGTTTATGAGCGTCATCTGTGGGATTTGCCGGATGGTCAGGAAGTCGTGGGTTTTGGCGTCGATGAGCATCCACCTGCGGTCGAGGTCTAGACCTTCCATGTGGAGGGTTGTGCTGTTTAGACTGAGGCCGCGGCATGATTTGATGGGGTAGACTCTTAGTGCGAGGATTTCGCTGCTGGGgtgcttctttttctggcTGTTGGGGAGGAGTTTGGATGTGGTGGTTTTGAGCCAGGTTGGGAGTTGGGGGTATAAGACGGGGATGGTAAGGAGGGTTATGATTGTGGTGGCTATTGTGAGGGCTTGGGGGGTGTCTAGGTCTAgcatcttttcctttttttttttttttttttttttttttcccctttttcttttttctttgctgtttGGAGAGTTTTATATATGGGGGTTTGAGTTTGAATGCTGTAGATAGACTAGACTATGTCCGCGTCCTTTTATAGTGTTGGAAAAATGACCGAGTTACGGAGTCCGGATGAGTAAGCTGAGGATCCACCTTCCGGTGGATTTGGCTTAGGGCTGTTGTCCCTTAAGACTCGATCCCTGCTATAATGCGATGTTTCCAATGTGGTTCGGGATGCTGTCGGGATTTGTATTGGATGATGTTTCGGGATTTGATGGAAGTTGTCGGAAGGCGTCTGAATCTTTCCCAACGGGAAATTCTACACATATACGAATACGGTAGAACCCAATATCATGCTTGACAACTGTCTATATTCATCGATAGTAGTCAGAGGGTAAATAGTGTATCCAAAACCTGTGAAACATGTATAACTCAACCTGAAAAGACCGGGGACAGAAGTCCCCTATAAATAAATGATCACGAGTGACTGCAGCTAAAAGCGCATCCGGAACCCAGATAGTGCACCGCGCCATAGAAAtgcaagtatatatatcgtCCAGTGCCCATGCTCTTGCTTTGCAAAACGATACCAGCAACCTGCATGCCGCTCTATACCTGCTCGCTAACCCAACATCTTACAAGAGCTTTGATCAATCCAGCTGCAATATCCGTGCCTCTCTCGATGTCCTCGTCGGCGCAAGATCCAGGCACATGGAAGAAAACGACGTTTCGGTGCTGGCCTTGTTGAAACGCCTGGGCCAGACTTGTATAAAAGATGAACTCGCAGAGGTAGCGTCCAGCGTCCTCGGATATCCGGACGTCTGCTCCAGGAGATACAAACGACTTCCACGTGTTGAGAAAGTCGTCATTGGGCGGCTGGGGGTGGAGAACTTTCCGTACTACGTCTGTGGAATCCGCCGCAGGACCAGCCTGGAGTACTGGCGGGAGCTGCTGCTCCCTCCAAACCTTCTCCCCATCTTCATAACCGATTCTGCCTTTGATATCGGACAAGTGGTAAGAATCTCGATGCGCCTTGGTCTCAATCGAGTAGTACGATCTTGTAGCCGCTATTCCCATATGGAGTACAATGTCTGGTCGTCGACCTCCATGGGACTTGGCGTAATCCTCTAGGATGGTTGGAATAGTTGTCCGCACTGTTGAGTAAGCGACGGGAATGGGCGATGGATGGACATGAATTGAAATCCGACGAGAAGTAGGCCCGGATCCAGACGGCTTCGCCGAAGGAAGGTCAAGCGACTCTGGCAGAGATGAGGCAATCAAATACGAGGCATTGACTAGGTTGGTCTTGAATGGCTAGTATATTTTAGCATTTGAGGGCCGAATCAGAAGCCAAGACGGTCAAAGAAACATAAGCCAAGCATAAGACAGATAAACTTACACCGAACCCTGTCACCAGTACCGAGACCTCTTCTGGATCTGTCAAAGATGACGAAGCAAGACCAATTACCTCCGTCTCGGGTATTGGCACCGGTGGGCCAAAGTCTCCCATGGCTAGTGGATAGGTCAAGGCAAGCTAGGAATCAGTGGTGGGAACAACGCCTTTACTTCGTATATACACGGTAGCTATGTACGCCACAAAAAGGATAGAGAGGAGGGACTAAAGATATATTCAAGATATCGACGGAGCTTCCCCCGCATTACAACCACCGCATGCAGGTCTTGGCATCACGCGATATCGATATCGATAAGGTGATAAGGCACATGACCTCCCCTCATCTTGACCGCCCACAAAGCTTGATTGACGTATCAATCTGACAATCACCCATGTTCTTGAGACAATTGTGCAATTGAACCTATGTTATTGTCCCGGAATGATGTGAGGTGCTGTCACGTCGCATGCCTTTTGGCCACCGCCGATTCTGCTTCGCTTCCGAAGTTCCGAGTCCTGACCGACAATTTCCCCCTTGCTTCAGCCGGGGCAAACCGCAGACTGCTTGTTCACGGGGCTTTTTGGAAAGTTCAATAGTGAGAATGACTTGTACTCGATGGTTGAGAATCACCATTCACTAGGTTAATACCGATGGTATTTCACCCAATTACTTTGCGATTAGAAATCCATCAGTAAAGCTGGGCAGGGATCTATTTAAGCGAACAAATAAGGGGTTTCGGTATGTCATCCTAGAACTACCGTACGGCCCACTTCTTCCTGTTTGATATGGGTGCCGCTGCTTTTGTAAGGTTAGCACGTGAGTGCTCCTGTGCACTCACTGCTCACTTACTGAACACGCACCGATTGCTCTGGTTGCTCCTGGATTGTTTGTTGATCTTTTAGATTAGCGTTACCGCTGAAAGGCAGCGAGACGTTATCAGCACATTCCTTCTCGCCCAAGGGTCTAGACCAGCATTTTCCTAGAGTCTGGTTGTTTATTCATCATCTAGACTTTGACTTCACCTAGAACGATTTCCATCAGTCTTGGGATTCTATTACCACGTCAACCCCATCGATGTGTTACAATGGACTAGGAAATCTGTTATCATTCAGATCTTGACATGGTTTCCTACTTGATAGAAGTCTGACGAAGAGACTGTGGATGCGCGACGACATTGGAAAAAGATAAGAgggcttcttttttctagGGAACTTGTCCGGAACTACCTACGAAAACAGGAACAGCCTCAAACAAAGCATTAGATCCCACTCCCTGGTTATCCGATCGCCATACCTTGATGACATTGAATTGGGCGCGCTCCAGAAGACTCAGCCATTGCTTTTCCGTGCGCTGCAGAGAGGAGAGCACGGTCATCATGATGAGGTCGACACTGGCATTGAACCGGGAAACACCCGTCACAGGCACGCTATTCTCGTTGATCAACAGCACCGAATCGTCGGCCATCGCCTCCCGGATGCGCTGCAGGGCCTGCAGGGCCTGCTTGTCGGGCCAGTCGTGCAGCACAGTGCGCATGTAATAGGCCTTGGCGCCGCGGATGGGCTGTGGGTCGAACATGCTGTAGCCTTGGGCCTCGATGCCCTGAGCGAGCGGAgcctggatatcctggatgaCTTCGGATAGATCCTGCAAAATCAGGCGGCCGGCggggttctttttctccttgaagcgTGCGAGGTCATGACCCTTGCTCCGGCCGATGTCAACCAGGAGCACGCGGTCTGCCTCACTGGCTAGCCACTCCTCCCAGGGGTAGAAGTCGTACCACTGCTCGCCCTCTACCGCCCGGTTGCCAGCCTCCATTACCGTGTTGAAGGCATGCTGCTCCTCCGGATGCTGAGCCAATCACTCAAAGTGGTGTAGTTTGGTGCCGTACGCCCGCTGGAAGGGGGTCTCGTAGGCATCATCCGGGCTCTGATACCCTCTGGCTTCCAAGAATTCGTGCGTGTAGGCCGTGGCCCGCAAGATCATGTGGCTATTCGAAAATTAATCAAAACAGTTAGCCACACCCgctatctcttcctcctaCTCGAAAATTCCCCCGCCTCCccccccaaagaaaaaaggaaggcgaGGACTAGAGACCGCCTACAAGTTTTCGATCACCTCACTGGGCGGGGCGCCATTCGCGAACCCCAGCGCTAAGGGCTGTGGCTGGTATTTGTCCACCCCGGTTTCGGTGGAGAGGCGATTAGCGCTCAGGAGCCGCATGATCCGGACTGTAAAGCGAAGAAAGGCGGATTGATCAATCAAACGGGTCCGGATATTCACAAGGAGAAAAGCCCCTTACCCAGCAGGTCCTTGTCGCCCTTGGTCTTTTCGTCCAACTCGTTGACAGTCAACTCAGCACCGCCGGCAGCGGCAAATGCATCGAAAACTCCCATCCCAATCGCAGTTCAAATGGCAACCAGGGAGAGAGAGCTTGGACAGGGCTGCATTGACAGCGGCTGTCAGGTCGGCAATGGTCTCGGCCATTagataagaagaagaagaagaaggagaagaagaggaagaggaagaggagcaaggAATTGTTCAGGGTAAACTGTCTGAGCTGAAGAATTGGTGCGGATGATAGCCAATTTTCAACACAAATTTGTACTGCCACACCACCCCTGTCAGTCGACATAACGGTTCATtcacttctttgccttttcgTCCGCTGCTGGGGATGGATACAAAAAGATGATTCTCGGATGTAACCTTGAACATAGCTTTTGCGGGGGTTGCTGAGGCACTGCGGTCAGCACTAATGTGTGCTATAAAAGGCAGGTAATAAGTGCAGTTAGGTTCCATTGTTGGGAGAGTCGAGCAATGTCAAACTAGGTACTCTGTACATGGGATAGATAGTCTAGGCTAGGCTCCATCGATGCGAGTCATGCTGCACTATCTGGCCCAAGGGCTTGGGAACCCGTAAGCCCTAACTCCTAGCGCCCCGTTCACAGGGCACGATACTATGTTTGTCATAATAGCGAGAAACGATTGTGACCCGTCTACACCGTAAGTTGATCTTGAGTGTAAACTTCCAGGGATTAACCATTAGATGATCGTAGGCTCGGACAGAGCATAAAGGCATTAGGAAGACCGAGTAGCATATGATAAAAGCTACGAACGGCAACTGTAGCAGGACCGCATCGGAGATCACAGGCTGTGAATCGTCTATCATGTATGGTCCGTCTGGAAGATCAACAGATGTAGTAAAATGGTTTAATCAATCAGAACGCCGCTGGGTGATATTATTCTCTTATATCTTTTCGGAGCCAGGAAACCCCTGTCTTGGGATCGCGCCCGGAGCAATCCGGGATCGCTCAGGGCTCACTCAGGACACGCACATTTGTGCTCACCGCACGCCCCGGGCCGCTCAGTGAGCCAAAAGCGGCGCCAAGTCGGACCTAAAGCGGAAGGGGAGTGACACGAATTTCCGCCGAGATCATCCACTGGATCGGTAAGTACGTAGATACATACGTATAACTACTCACGCTGGCTCCTGTTCCAACTTGGAAGTTCAACGAACGATATGGGGCTAGTGTTGAACAGTCCTCTTTTTGAGTTTGAGCATAAACGAGCATTGAATTATGCTGCCAACGTCTGAAAGTTTACAACAAGAAGTTTCCGCAGCCGATGTGGCGCACTCAAGTATGAGAGACAGCCTGAAGACAAGGACATGCCTATTTAGGAAATTCGATTGCCTATCATCATTCCCCGCCCTGGCAGCCACCCCCATGAACCAAACAAGGAACCAATTTTTTTGCGGGGATGGCCTGTCCAACAAAGTGGTTGATTGACAGTCTTGGCCCACCATTGGGGTCCTGCCGAGCCACTGTGGTTCATTGTTCACCGTAGTCGAGCTGCCCTCGTCGTATTCAGCGTATCCAACATATCCCCACTTCGGGTATCACAGATTCCGTGCAAAGGGGGTCATAGAACCAGTCAATTGGAGGGCAGTTGCGCACTTAGCGTGGGTATATAAGGTCACAGCACAAGCAGGAGGGCAGGGGGCACATTCTCTGATTGATTGGCAGGGGAAACTTTTACAAGATGCCTGTGCTTGCTACCTTTCTAGAGAGCCACTACTTCTTCCAGGGTATTGCAGTGGCGTTGGCTCTGATATTTGTGTCAAACTTTTACAGAGAACTCGCAGATGGCTTGCCATACCGTAAAATCCCCCTCGTGGGGAGAAGTAGATGGGAGATCTCGAAcacaaaagccaaaaagCTCTTCGTCACCTCTGCAAAGGATTTGATGGTGCAAGGGTTTAGCCAGGTATG encodes:
- a CDS encoding DNA-directed DNA polymerase POL5 (predicted regulator of rRNA gene transcription (MYB-binding protein)), giving the protein MADLTCTVATSATLVEIYEDLASEKDEIRLKAAQALVSQFTPDKNATDDQIQKTLRRLFRGLCSSRKAARIGFSIALTEILSQILSSPRESSEFDIPRVVGFWESQSSASGSESGQEQRDHHFGRLFGAEAIIKSGILFKPNAPFSEWTKLLDLVFDLAKKKPWIREECGWIVYRCVYELSAQKAEAKFVESALERLCTNELARTPEGVAIWLAAKDLFPKVKLPSKVWKHDDPLDVKERNQLAKVMKESSVSEAEGENKGSNPKSSGVWNSKLHFAWDAVLSRLSETSAKESKSKTSRLSFSDFWTEVVDNGLFAASSSDERKYWGFLLFVKVLNESPLPLASLVFTKNLVRCLTNQLAVEDRYLHRMAAKAAKTIQTRVSKEPEFAAASINGLMGSAGSVNFDQVTKTKTVEKIVIEANLDALKQIVPLFEKLVACPGTSDSKAAASSRQFLAGLLLSIVRSRASASDESEEGAKEVLEQILFTFVRFAYFVEKEGDSRGQTAAEPALTEQTQELFRSRINSCLNSLIANQKYATALPYAVVRKVRDAAKSEEYGKFIIAMDDTLQDSVKGAFKSLKKLSSTEKKGDAAGVDAFKLLYSMTILQVYNGDADAVSMLDELDFCFSKIFGDKKSKKDETADASDALVEILLSFASKPSQLFRRMSEQVFGAFADKISENGLDSLVSILEAKESLAGQQEMFEQDDEGEEDEEMMDVDEDDSDVEVIDAEGSNDDEDEDDEEEGSEEEEDGNDDEEAIFEAKLAEALGPHRANQDLNDDDEGSDADMNDDEMEQVDQQLAKVFQARRDALSKNKDKKDAKGNMVNFKNRVLDLLEIYVKKCHSKLLALDLLLPLLRLTRKSTVKQISNKANSVLRDYTRLCKGSALPKLESVEPAWELLNSIHKEASHSGPPSHASACSQASLLMVKVLVAHDKNNISGIVDVYAETRKQQFLSKKCHVQPSFFSEWSNWCVSASKQMKN
- a CDS encoding MOSC domain-containing protein (uncharacterized Fe-S protein), producing the protein MLDLDTPQALTIATTIITLLTIPVLYPQLPTWLKTTTSKLLPNSQKKKHPSSEILALRVYPIKSCRGLSLNSTTLHMEGLDLDRRWMLIDAKTHDFLTIRQIPQMTLINTALSTDDQSLVVTFTGVTDKEVRVPLRPDTAWLDAHTTLGQVKIWDIETDAYIYGPEVNAPFSEFLSRDVCLVYKGPTPRIMRGNGDPSLLGREQSVNFPDVHPVLVASEASLAELNSRLVEKGVEPIGVERFRANVIVKGGEPWVEDEWKVVRVGDGAGKVLEFDVLARCARCQVPNVDPDTAGKHKTEPWDTLMSYRRVDEGMKYKPCFGMLCAPRGEGVLEVGMRFDVLEVTSEHRYIKGF
- a CDS encoding uncharacterized protein (predicted protein); protein product: MEAGNRAVEGEQWYDFYPWEEWLASEADRVLLVDIGRSKGHDLARFKEKKNPAGRLILQDLSEVIQDIQAPLAQGIEAQGYSMFDPQPIRGAKAYYMRTVLHDWPDKQALQALQRIREAMADDSVLLINENSVPVTGVSRFNASVDLIMMTVLSSLQRTEKQWLSLLERAQFNVIKVWRSDNQGVGSNALFEAVPVFVGSSGQVP
- a CDS encoding uncharacterized protein (predicted protein) yields the protein MQVYISSSAHALALQNDTSNLHAALYLLANPTSYKSFDQSSCNIRASLDVLVGARSRHMEENDVSVLALLKRLGQTCIKDELAEVASSVLGYPDVCSRRYKRLPRVEKVVIGRLGVENFPYYVCGIRRRTSLEYWRELLLPPNLLPIFITDSAFDIGQVVRISMRLGLNRVVRSCSRYSHMEYNVWSSTSMGLGVIL